A window from Vigna angularis cultivar LongXiaoDou No.4 chromosome 7, ASM1680809v1, whole genome shotgun sequence encodes these proteins:
- the LOC128197818 gene encoding uncharacterized protein LOC128197818, protein MVDSGDLKVDGGGFKVHSLERWKVAFRLASFHLHPVVSGQFGLLLSCVMASSGDDCPTTKLSVRHSFSTKYICTLNERLTKEHRSLIATTPFAWFLDVNVNVKVGRNILSELLGKWDDCSSGFIVGNKVLNINENDIYLGLGLSTDGANINLKEELGNSECVKYIGKGTKELNSIYKILMRKQKKKIPCSHFCSLYLLVGISEILFPKRSGKVFPVMFNVVDNLSALGSYCWGSLVYRFLLHSLCKASKGLKKGKGISNVYVNGCVYMLQVWFFELFVPPKGPIDKFPRILHWMNISVGDKFVKRCMETGLVVDDVYGGPSTKDKEEYRPTPKRKDAKARGKKKQKRARRETFMRALEEQEFLIEELKRRVATLEAQLAEEKARRQNKDDVGQSVPRTEPSVNTGFVSPTDIDGNEKPLKTYVRVGSRRRYKGRALRTPYTGTVVLRIKNE, encoded by the exons ATGGTGGATAGCGGCGATTTGAAGGTTGACGGTGGTGGCTTCAAG GTCCATTCTCTTGAGAGGTGGAAGGTCGCGTTTCGTCTCGCTTCGTTCCATTTGCATCCTGTTGTTTCCGGCCAGTTTGGTCTCCTGTTATCGTGTGTAATGGCAAGTTCCGGTGACGATTGTCCGACGACTAAG TTGAGTGTTCGTCACTCTTTTTcgacaaagtatatatgtactttgaacgaacgcttAACAAAGGAGCATCGATCATTGATTGCGACAACTCCATTTGCTTGGTTTTTAGATGTCAATGTCAATGTTAAAGTAGGTAGAAATATACTGAGTGAGTTATTGGGTAAGTGGGACGACTGTAGTAGTGGTTTTATAGTTGggaataaagttttgaatataaatgaaaatgatatttatttaggGTTGGGACTGAGTACAGATGGTGCAAACATTAACTTAAAGGAAGAGCTGGGCAATAGTGAATGTGTGAAATACATAGGCAAAGGAACAAAGGAATTGAATTCAATATACAAAATTCTAATGcgaaaacaaaagaagaagattcCTTGTTCTCATTTTTGTAGCCTTTACCTCCTGGTAGGGATAAGTgagattttatttccaaaacgtAGCGGGAAAGTGTTTCCCGTAATGTTTAATGTTGTTGACAACTTAAGTGCTTTGGGTAGTTATTGTTGGGGTAGTCTAGTTTATCGTTTTCTGTTACatagtttgtgcaaagcttcAAAAGGCTTGAAGAAAGGCAAAGGTATTTCAAACGTTTACGTCAACGGTTGTGTGTACATGCTGCAG GTATGGTTTTTTGAGCTGTTTGTTCCACCAAAAGGTCCTATTGATAAATTTCCACGAATATTGCATTGGATGAATATAAGTGTTGGAGACAAGTTCGTTAAACGGTGTATGGAGACAGGTTTG GTTGTTGACGATGTTTATGGTGGTCCTTCAACGAAGGATAAGGAGGAATACAGACCAACACCTAAAAGAAAGGATGCTAAAGcaagaggaaagaagaaacaaaaaagagcTCGCAGAGAAACTTTTATGCGTGCCTTAGAGGaacaagaatttctaattgaagaacttaaaaggaGGGTTGCAACTTTGGAGGCACAATTGGCTGAAGAGAAGGCAAGAAGGCAAAATAAAGATGACGTTGGACAAAGTGTGCCTCGTACAGAACCATCTGTGAACACTGGTTTTGTATCCCCTACTGACATTGACGGAAATGAAAAACCTTTGAAGACGTATGTTAGGGTTGgatcacgaaggcgttacaagggaagagcacttaggactccatacaccgggaccgtagtgcttagaataaaaaatgagtga
- the LOC128197819 gene encoding protein FAR1-RELATED SEQUENCE 5-like produces the protein MDGDQGNDYNDNVDEPNESLLEIDPTVHMCFDSMVEAKTFYTNYAIRRGFAVRTRTSKKDKDNNVYYLRIVCSREGKYVSSVKPVVKTLPSQTNQCPAGITIAKKEDKWFIRTVVLDHNHDLCPNNSKLFAANRKLSMHAKHTLQVNDDAGVRLNKSFLSIVNDAGGYENMEFVERDARNYIGQHRRSLCKDGDGQALLGHFSSMKDRNNEFFYDIALDEGNKICSVFWADARSRAAWEEFGDVVSFDTTYLTNKYDMPFAPFVGVNHHGHSILLGCGLLSSEDTASFVWLFQSWLRCMRNKTPQGIITDQCRAMANAIEEVFPHTRHRWCLWHILKKLPEKLHGYRNNPVIKTELHALIYDCVCPTEFENGWKELLTKHGLEENEWLCNLYEERHKWVPCYLKKDFWAGMSTTQRSEGMNAFFDGFINSTTTLQQFVVQYDNALRVKAQKEIEADFSSMNTTIACGSQSPIERQFQMEYTHAKFEEVQTEFRSRMNSFIKDTLKEDLWNTYTVKEERMWEGNRVPDKFYKVQFDPITQTTSCSCHLFQFRGIICRHSLLVFGQEDVYSVPSQYILRRWSKNIRRRHTLITASYSNSTNEPRMQRYKLLCKCFYEIAEVACESEEASTELEKELHCLGTKFGCSSSMTNNIISDAGQLRYDTGACTSIPLTPIGTSDVLVHSPATVKRKGRPRTNRLKSTVEKRTKRRKSTSFTNTSTPPTEQCGERPSNVVECDHPHPQHFEADTIQLSQDTEMGHFGFMSLLSAVHNNFDNNIN, from the exons ATGGATGGGGATCAAGGGAATGACTATAATGACAATGTTGATGAGCCCAATGAAAGTTTATTGGAGATTGACCCAACAGTGCATATGTGTTTTGACTCAATGGTTGAAGCAAAAACTTTTTACACAAACTACGCCATTAGACGTGGGTTTGCCGTGCGGACTAGAACttctaaaaaagataaagacaaCAACGTCTACTACCTCAGAATAGTTTGTTCAAGGGAGGGAAAATATGTGTCTTCGGTCAAACCAGTGGTAAAAACACTTCCAAGTCAAACTAACCAATGTCCTGCTGGGATAACCATTGCAAAGAAGGAGGACAAGTGGTTTATAAGGACCGTTGTTCTGGACCACAACCATGATCTTTGTCCAAATAACTCCAAACTATTTGCAGCCAATAGAAAGTTAAGCATGCATGCAAAACACACGTTGCAGGTGAACGACGATGCTGGAGTTAGGTTAAATAAGAGTTTCCTTAGCATTGTGAACGATGCGGGGGGATATGAAAACATGGAATTTGTGGAGCGGGACGCTCGAAACTACATTGGCCAACACAGAAGATCTTTATGTAAGGATGGTGATGGTCAGGCACTCCTAGGACACTTTTCGTCAATGAAAGATAGAAATAACGAGTTCTTCTATGACATTGCTCTGGATGAAGGGAATAAAATTTGTAGTGTGTTTTGGGCTGATGCAAGAAGTCGTGCTGCATGGGAAGAATTCGGTGATGTTGTTTCCTTTGACACCACTTACTTAACAAATAAGTACGACATGCCATTTGCGCCTTTTGTTGGAGTTAACCATCATGGACACTCGATTTTACTTGGTTGTGGATTGTTGTCTTCGGAAGACACTGCCTCATTTGTCTGGTTGTTCCAAAGTTGGCTAAGATGCATGCGTAATAAGACTCCTCAAGGTATTATTACTGACCAATGCAGAGCAATGGCCAACGCTATTGAAGAAGTGTTTCCTCATACGAGGCACAGGTGGTGTTTATGGCACATCCTTAAGAAGTTGCCCGAAAAATTGCACGGGTATAGAAATAATCCCGTTATCAAAACCGAACTACATGCGCTTATATATGATTGTGTTTGTCCAAcagaatttgaaaatggttgGAAGGAACTACTTACCAAACATGGATTGGAGGAAAATGAATGGCTATGTAATTTGTACGAAGAGAGACATAAATGGGTCCCGTGTTACTTGAAAAAAGATTTTTGGGCAGGCATGTCTACGACTCAGAGAAGTGAGGGAATGAATGCCTTTTTTGATGGATTTATCAACTCTACAACAACACTTCAACAATTTGTGGTCCAATACGACAATGCACTTAGGGTAAAGGCGCAGAAGGAAATAGAAGCCGACTTCTCCTCCATGAACACGACTATTGCATGTGGTTCTCAGTCGCCAATTGAGAGACAATTTCAAATGGAATACACACATGCAAAGTTTGAGGAGGTTCAAACTGAATTCCGTTCAAGGATGAATAGTTTCATCAAAGACACCTTAAAGGAGGACTTGTGGAACACTTACACTGTAAAAGAGGAACGAATGTGGGAGGGTAATCGTGTACCGGATAAATTTTACAAAGTTCAATTTGATCCCATCACACAGACAACCAGTTGCTCTTGCCACCTCTTTCAGTTTAGAGGAATTATATGTCGCCATTCCCTGTTGGTATTTGGCCAAGAAGATGTTTACAGTGTTCCCTCACAATACATTTTGAGGCGGTGGAGCAAAAACATTCGAAGAAGACACACACTAATAACAGCATCGTATAGTAATTCGACAAATGAACCACGGATGCAAAGATACAAACTGTTGTGCAAATGTTTTTATGAAATTGCTGAAGTTGCATGTGAGTCTGAGGAAGCTAGTACTGAATTGGAAAAAGAACTTCATTGTTTGGGTACAAAATTTGGGTGCAGTTCTTCCATGACAAATAACATCATCAGTGATGCAGGCCAACTAAGATACGATACTGGTGCATGCACGTCAATACCACTTACTCCAATTGGAACATCTGATGTCCTTGTACACAGTCCTGCAACTGTTAAGCGAAAAGGACGTCCACGCACAAATAGGTTGAAGTCCACTGTTGAGAAAAGAACCAAAAGAAGAAAGTCAACTTCATTCACAAACACTTCAACACCACCCACCGAACAATGC GGCGAAAGACCAAGTAATGTTGTTGAATGTGATCACCCTCACCCTCAACATTTTGAAGCGGACACTATCCAACTATCACAAGATACCGAAATGGGTCATTTTGGATTTATGTCGTTGTTGTCAGCTGTACATAACAATTTTGATAACAACATCAACTGA
- the LOC108318936 gene encoding uncharacterized protein LOC108318936, whose protein sequence is MDSSIIIEMNRLLRQCHVDRIRMTPFMWCVNINNPVEVNLKLLKVMVCRWVGNDNSFRVIQKLVPFRVVDVLMSLGLEIGGLEIPFNEVVGGLVGEMFKSKTISLKDLTDMFNVIVDDKNIEVDVVCRLYILVCLVVFYFPRKSRHVCNMPFGVLDDLDRLCLYDWCTGVHKHIVENLNKCKKKIMGAGIPQSVTLSGNVAVLQAWAVERLSLHGHPSHRFFPRIMRWFPFKSRTEKIENIFMTGDLNMEWYIRNEDRHRPEIRAAFNMDDGGMSEGSKVEKDDDEDESSDDGAWEAGAEERLRKNNEHIRALNAKIGVLTRELFEIYQTPIFHEEDACATDEEVGGGVGGEENAEVGGEEEGDGHGVGGEENAEVGGEEEGDGNEVDDPLGAHAEVRGDDETVRNINFIEIEDDGDEGEPEVVPLAIPPLRSFVGDPSTSVDVNQLYTAVSIREMNVHRVVSEIIGQSLSTTSIYTLAPMKYVDNMVSIVTFGCVSCYSLF, encoded by the exons ATGGATTCATCGATCATTATTGAAATGAATCGTTTACTCCGACAGTGTCATGTGGATCGGATTAGGATGACACCATTTATGTGGTGTGTGAATATTAATAACCCTGTGGaggtgaatttaaaattattgaaggttATGGTTTGCAGGTGGGTTGGAAATGATAACAGTTTTAGAGTTATTCAAAAGTTGGTGCCCTTTAGAGTTGTTGATGTGTTGATGAGCTTAGGTTTAGAAATAGGTGGTTTAGAGATTCCCTTTAATGAAGTAGTTGGTGGATTGGTTGGTgaaatgttcaaatcaaaaaccATCAGTTTGAAGGACTTGACAGACATGTTTAATGTCATTGTTGATGATAAAAACATTGAAGTCGATGTAGTGTgtaggttatatatattagtttgtttggttgttttctatttcCCTAGGAAATCAAGGCATGTTTGTAACATGCCTTTTGGAGTGTTAGATGACTTAGACCGTTTGTGTCTATATGATTGGTGCACCGGTGTACATAAACACATTGtagagaatttaaataaatgtaagaagaaaattatgggAGCAGGTATCCCCCAGTCAGTCACTCTCAGTGGCAATGTGGCAGTGTTGCAG gCTTGGGCGGTTGAGAGACTTTCTTTGCATGGTCATCCTTCGCACCGGTTTTTCCCGCGCATAATGAGATGGTTCCCGTTTAAATCAAGGAccgaaaaaattgaaaatatttttatgaccGGAGAT TTAAATATGGAGTGGTATATACGAAATGAAGATCGTCATAGGCCGGAAATCCGTGCAGCTTTCAACATGGATGACGGAGGAATGAGTGAAGGATCCAAGGTTGAAAAAGACGATGATGAAGACGAAAGCTCTGATGACGGGGCATGGGAAGCAGGTGCGGAGGAGAGATTGAGGAAAAATAACGAACATATCAGAGCATTGAATGCCAAGATTGGAGTTCTGACTAGGGAGCtatttgaaatttatcaaactccaatctttCATGAAGAAGATGCATGTGCCACTGATGAAGAGGTTGGGGGTGGAGTTGGAGGTGAGGAGAATGCTGAAGTtgggggagaagaagaaggtgatggaCATGGAGTTGGAGGTGAGGAGAATGCTGAAGTtgggggagaagaagaaggtgatggaAATGAAGTTGATGACCCCCTAGGTGCACATGCTGAAGTAAGAGGGGATGATGAAACTGTTcgtaacattaattttattgaaatagaaGATGATGGTGATGAAGGAGAACCGGAGGTCGTGCCATTGGCTATACCCCCATTGCGGAGTTTTGTTGGTGATCCAAGCACTAGTGTGGATGTAAACCAATTGTATACAGCAGTCAGCATCAGAGAGATGAACGTACACAG GGTTGTAAGCGAGATAATTGGCCAAAGCTTGAGCACTACTTCAATTTACACTTTGGCCCCAATGAAATACGTTGATAACATGGTTAGTATTGTCACATTTGGTTGTGTTTCatgttatagtttattttag
- the LOC108337558 gene encoding probable glycosyltransferase At5g25310 translates to MDIPRKCLFSPILALILLSFIVLVVLRPVQLLKFTTIAGPKRGHSVSLDHLRMKLSGENQLHAVVNSGEFRRNKFSDDRAATRKVGKLEQTLAAARASMRKAASESEGERSNHTVATTVHDGGDRHYVPAGAIYRNARLFHRSYLEMEKIFKVYVYPDGELPIAHDGPCKDIYSIEGRFLHEMEHGPGRFRTNDPNAAHVYFLPFSVTWMVKYLYTPLSYNVTPLKQFVSDYVRLISMRHPFWNTTHGADHFMLSCHDWAPHASQGNSFLYNTSIRVMCNANTSEGFNPRKDVSLPEIHLYGGEVSPKLLSPPSNNTPRRYLAFFSGGLHGPIRPSLLHHWKNHDADIRVYEYLPKDLDYYSFMLNSKFCLCPSGHEVASPRIVEAIYAECVPVILSKYYVLPFSDVLQWKAFSVQVDVSDIPRLKEILSAISEDEYWKLKEGVKAVRKHFTLNRPAKRFDVFHMILHSIWLRRLNIQLR, encoded by the exons ATGGATATTCCACGCAAATGTCTCTTCTCTCCAATTCTCGCGCTCATTCTACTTTCGTTCATCGTCCTCGTGGTGCTGCGTCCAGTTCAGTTACTCAAATTCACGACAATCGCTGGTCCAAAACGTGGACATTCAGTTTCTCTGGATCATCTGCGAATGAAGCTCTCCGGCGAGAATCAACTTCACGCCGTCGTAAATTCTGGCGAATTTCGCCGGAACAAATTCAGTGATGACCGAGCTGCTACC AGGAAGGTAGGAAAACTAGAACAAACACTCGCGGCGGCGAGAGCTTCGATGCGAAAGGCTGCGTCAGAATCAGAAGGTGAGAGGAGCAATCACACTGTGGCAACCACCGTGCATGACGGCGGAGACCGCCACTATGTACCAGCCGGAGCTATCTATCGTAACGCTCGCTTGTTTCATCG GAGCTACCTGGAGATGGAGAAAATATTCAAAGTATACGTATACCCAGACGGTGAGCTCCCAATAGCTCATGATGGCCCGTGCAAGGACATATACTCAATTGAAGGAAGATTCCTCCATGAGATGGAACATGGTCCAGGGAGGTTTAGGACCAACGACCCCAATGCCGCTCACGTTTACTTCTTGCCATTCAGTGTTACTTGGATGGTGAAGTATCTCTATACTCCACTTTCATACAATGTCACTCCTTTAAAGCAGTTTGTGTCTGACTATGTGAGACTCATATCCATGAGGCATCCCTTCTGGAATACAACTCATGGTGCCGACCACTTCATGCTTTCCTGTCATGATTGG GCTCCTCATGCATCACAGGGAAATTCCTTCCTCTACAACACCTCAATCCGTGTCATGTGCAACGCCAACACCTCAGAGGGCTTTAACCCTCGAAAGGACGTCTCCCTTCCAGAAATCCACCTTTACGGAGGCGAAGTCTCCCCCAAACTTCTCTCGCCCCCATCCAACAACACCCCACGCCGCTACCTCGCCTTCTTCTCCGGCGGTCTGCACGGTCCAATCCGCCCCAGCCTCCTCCACCACTGGAAGAACCACGACGCTGACATTCGCGTCTACGAATACCTCCCCAAAGACCTTGACTACTACTCCTTCATGCTCAACTCCAAGTTCTGTCTTTGTCCCAGTGGCCACGAAGTGGCCAGTCCCAGAATCGTGGAAGCAATTTATGCCGAATGCGTTCCCGTGATCCTTTCCAAGTATTACGTGTTGCCCTTCAGTGATGTGCTGCAATGGAAGGCGTTTTCGGTGCAGGTGGACGTTTCAGATATTCCGAGGTTGAAAGAGATTCTTAGTGCGATTTCCGAGGATGAATATTGGAAGCTCAAGGAGGGAGTGAAGGCTGTGAGGAAGCATTTTACACTGAATCGGCCTGCCAAGAGATTCGATGTATTTCACATGATCTTGCACTCTATATGGTTAAGGAGACTAAACATACAACTCAGATAg
- the LOC108336968 gene encoding ACT domain-containing protein ACR2: MNNSVCWPYFDPDFDTLPERLYGPPCRVCIDNDSMNGCTVVKVDSVNKEGLLLEVVQVLTDMNLQICKSYISCDAGWFMDVFHVRDENGNKLTDQKAINEIQQALGKSRASPPSQQYSNINSVITTMTNYKTYSNKFIPLLSNSTEQYTAIEMTGRDRPGLFSEISAALVDLRCNIVEVHAWSHNARLACVAYISDQSTDSAIEDPSRLTSIEDHLTTVLRATTNRNGDGTSTRPDVKTSEFLGGEGNMTSVERRLHQLMLSVRDFEAPSSPKEMKGRKRMVTIESCEQKGYSIVNIECKDRPRLMFDTVCTLTDMQYVIFHASISSHGGYAFQEYFIRHVDGYALDTASEKERVIKCLEAAIERRVCEGVRLELCAENRVGLLSDITRVLRENGLVVVRADVETHGEKSVNAFYVKDISGNEVDVEYFSNSVKREMGPIVTLHVKNDTTRRKTPSKYSPLSFGGMLRSRIERLSHGFII, translated from the exons ATGAACAACAGCGTTTGTTGGCCTTACTTTGATCCTGACTTTGATACTCTCCCAGAAAGATTATATGGTCCACC ATGCCGAGTCTGCATCGACAATGACAGCATGAACGGATGCACAGTGGTGAAG GTAGATAGTGTTAACAAGGAGGGTCTCCTCCTAGAAGTGGTGCAAGTTTTGACAGACATGAACCTTCAAATCTGCAAAAGCTATATTTCATGTGATGCTGGTTGGTTCATGGATG TGTTTCATGTTAGAGACGAGAATGGCAACAAACTAACGGATCAGAAAGCCATTAACGAAATCCAACAG GCCCTAGGAAAATCAAGAGCCTCTCCACCATCACAACAATACAGCAACATCAATTCAGTCATCACAACAATGACTAACTACAAGACCTATTCCAATAAATTCATTCCTTTACTTTCTAACTCAACTGAACAGTACACAGCAATTGAAATGACCGGTAGGGACCGTCCCGGATTATTTTCGGAGATCTCGGCCGCGTTGGTGGATCTCCGATGTAACATAGTTGAAGTCCACGCATGGAGTCACAATGCACGACTCGCATGCGTGGCTTACATATCGGATCAATCCACCGATTCTGCTATTGAGGACCCTTCTCGTTTAACCTCTATAGAAGATCACTTGACAACTGTATTGCGTGCCACCACTAATCGTAATGGTGATGGCACGAGTACTCGTCCAGATGTCAAGACCTCGGAGTTTTTGGGAGGAGAAGGGAACATGACTAGTGTGGAACGGAGGTTGCACCAACTTATGCTTTCAGTTAGGGATTTTGAGGCTCCCTCTTCTCCTAAAGAGATGAAGGGAAGGAAAAGAATGGTGACAATTGAAAGTTGTGAACAAAAGGGGTATTCAATTGTGAACATTGAGTGTAAGGATCGTCCCAGGCTCATGTTTGATACTGTTTGCACGTTAACAGACATGCAGTACGTGATTTTCCATGCTTCCATCAGTTCTCATGGAGGCTATGCATTTCAG GAGTATTTTATCAGGCACGTAGATGGATATGCTTTAGATACGGCAAGTGAGAAGGAACGAGTAATAAAATGCTTAGAGGCAGCCATAGAACGCCGGGTTTGTGAG GGAGTTAGGTTAGAGTTGTGTGCAGAGAATAGAGTAGGGTTACTGTCGGACATAACACGAGTACTGCGAGAGAATGGGCTGGTGGTTGTTCGAGCAGACGTTGAAACGCATGGAGAGAAATCCGTGAACGCTTTCTATGTGAAGGACATATCAGGGAACGAGGTTGATGTAGAGTACTTCAGCAACTCGGTGAAGAGAGAGATGGGTCCAATCGTCACACTCCATGTCAAGAATGACACCACCAGAAGAAAAACACCTTCAAAATATTCTCCTCTCTCCTTTGGAGGCATGCTAAGATCTCGGATCGAACGTCTTTCTCATGGCTTCATTATATGA